The Chryseolinea soli genome contains a region encoding:
- a CDS encoding CTP synthase translates to MSTTAKYIFVTGGVTSSLGKGIIAASLAQLLQARGFKVTIQKFDPYLNIDPGTLNPYEHGECYVTDDGAETDLDLGHYERFLNVRTSQANNVTTGRIYNNVITKERKGEYLGKTVQVIPHITDEIKRNIFLLGESGEYDFIITEIGGCVGDIESLPFIEAVRQVKWELGPNSSMVIHLTLIPYLKAAKELKTKPTQHSVKELLEAGIQPDILVCRTEMPLPMDIRKKMALFCNVHLNSVIEAMDADTIYDVPILMRKEKLDERVLAKLKVASKEEPDLEQWKNFLGKLKNPVNEVTVGLVGKYVSLPDSYKSIAEAFVHAGAENDCKVNVKWISSEEVTKDSVEHILKNLDGVLVAPGFGERGLEGKIETIRYVRENKVPFFGICLGMQCAVVEFARNVLGLEASSTELNPKTKNPVIDMMEEQKKITIKGGTMRLGSYDCKLKKGTKAYAAYGESLIHERHRHRYEFNNKYLDQMEHAGLKAVGVNPESNLVEVVELKDHPWYVGVQYHPELKSTVLNPHPLFVKFVEAALEHKKIKA, encoded by the coding sequence ATGTCAACCACTGCCAAGTATATCTTTGTTACCGGAGGCGTTACATCCTCCCTCGGAAAGGGCATTATCGCCGCCTCCCTGGCCCAATTGCTCCAGGCGCGCGGTTTTAAAGTCACCATCCAGAAATTCGACCCCTACCTCAACATCGACCCCGGCACCCTCAACCCCTACGAACACGGGGAATGTTACGTGACCGACGATGGGGCCGAAACCGACCTTGACCTGGGCCACTACGAACGCTTCCTCAACGTTCGCACCTCCCAGGCCAACAACGTGACCACGGGCCGGATCTATAACAATGTCATTACCAAGGAGCGGAAAGGCGAATACCTCGGCAAAACCGTCCAGGTGATCCCCCACATTACCGACGAGATCAAGCGCAACATCTTCCTGTTGGGCGAGAGCGGCGAATACGATTTCATCATCACCGAGATCGGCGGTTGCGTGGGCGACATCGAATCCCTTCCTTTTATTGAAGCGGTACGCCAGGTGAAATGGGAACTGGGGCCCAACAGCTCCATGGTGATCCACCTGACGCTTATCCCCTACCTGAAGGCTGCTAAAGAACTGAAAACCAAGCCCACACAGCACTCCGTGAAGGAACTGCTTGAAGCGGGGATCCAACCCGATATACTTGTCTGCCGTACGGAAATGCCCTTGCCGATGGATATTCGCAAGAAAATGGCCCTTTTCTGTAACGTACACCTCAATTCCGTTATCGAAGCCATGGATGCCGACACCATTTATGATGTGCCGATCCTGATGCGCAAAGAGAAACTGGACGAGCGCGTGCTCGCCAAACTGAAGGTGGCCTCCAAAGAAGAACCGGATCTGGAGCAGTGGAAGAACTTCCTGGGCAAGCTCAAAAACCCCGTCAACGAAGTGACGGTCGGACTCGTTGGTAAATACGTGTCCCTGCCCGATTCCTATAAGTCCATTGCCGAGGCGTTCGTACACGCCGGGGCGGAGAACGATTGCAAAGTGAACGTAAAATGGATCTCGTCCGAAGAGGTGACGAAAGATTCCGTGGAACACATCTTGAAAAACCTGGATGGCGTATTGGTAGCGCCCGGATTTGGCGAACGCGGCCTCGAAGGAAAAATTGAGACCATCCGCTATGTGCGGGAGAATAAGGTGCCGTTCTTTGGCATCTGCCTGGGCATGCAATGCGCCGTGGTGGAATTTGCCCGCAATGTGCTGGGTCTGGAAGCCAGTTCCACGGAGCTGAATCCCAAGACGAAGAATCCCGTGATCGACATGATGGAGGAACAGAAAAAGATCACCATCAAAGGCGGCACCATGCGCCTGGGGTCTTATGACTGCAAACTCAAAAAGGGCACAAAAGCCTATGCCGCCTACGGCGAGAGTCTGATCCACGAACGCCACCGTCACCGGTATGAGTTCAATAACAAGTACCTCGATCAAATGGAGCATGCCGGCCTCAAGGCCGTGGGTGTGAACCCCGAATCGAACCTGGTGGAAGTGGTTGAATTAAAAGACCATCCGTGGTATGTGGGCGTTCAATACCACCCCGAGCTGAAAAGCACGGTCCTGAACCCGCACCCCCTGTTTGTAAAATTTGTAGAAGCTGCGCTTGAGCATAAGAAAATAAAAGCCTGA
- the yidC gene encoding membrane protein insertase YidC produces the protein MDRNSAIGITLIAALLLVYFYWFSPAPKPVAQNVEPTVQTEAKADTVRRLEAVPDSVLAAKYGDLSTAMKGEETSTLFENEDLKVTFSNKGGLIREVELKKFKTYSQKALKLMTPDASTFKLKTIYQGKDLDLYGLYYTLSQRKNADSTEVVYTVALANGAKIEQIYSIPAQGYEIGYKLRTEGLNEQLAGENLALHWTNIVRPIEKDLADTRINTTISYYTDADGFKELNQRSKDKESAAVAQPLKWVTVKEKFFLSAIIAKTAFAGGNVETSIDNADSSVVKHANIDLQIAKSQLAAGKADFKFYFGPNDYKKIGKVTEGFRKNVYLGWPPVYWINKFVIFPVFHFLTGIISNYGLIIIILVLLLKLVLFPLSYKSYLSMAKMKVLKPELDEIKERVGDDMTKVQQEQMKLYSQVGVNPISGCIPVLLQMPLIFAMFYLFPASIELRQQPLLWAEDLSTYDSLIRLPFVVPFLGNHLSLFTLLMTASTLIYTWQNNQISSVQGPMKSMSYIMPLVFLFVLNSFSAGLTFYYFISNLVTFAQQAIIKRFVDEDKIRAIMEENKKKNASGGGKKSKFMSKLEEAMKSSEEARRKAEEERRNKKK, from the coding sequence ATGGATAGAAATTCCGCCATTGGCATTACTTTGATCGCAGCGTTATTGCTGGTTTACTTTTATTGGTTCTCGCCCGCGCCCAAGCCTGTGGCTCAGAACGTGGAGCCAACCGTCCAAACCGAAGCAAAAGCGGATACGGTAAGACGACTTGAAGCCGTTCCCGACAGCGTGCTGGCCGCCAAGTATGGCGACCTCTCCACCGCTATGAAAGGCGAAGAGACCTCTACCCTATTTGAAAACGAAGACCTGAAAGTGACCTTCAGCAACAAGGGCGGTCTCATCCGCGAAGTGGAGCTGAAGAAGTTCAAGACCTACAGCCAAAAGGCATTGAAGTTGATGACACCCGATGCTTCAACCTTCAAACTGAAAACCATTTATCAAGGCAAAGACCTTGACCTCTATGGTTTATACTACACGCTGAGCCAACGCAAGAACGCCGACAGCACCGAAGTAGTTTATACCGTCGCGCTGGCCAATGGTGCAAAGATCGAGCAGATCTACAGCATCCCGGCACAAGGCTATGAGATCGGCTACAAGCTGCGCACCGAAGGACTGAACGAGCAACTCGCTGGCGAAAACCTGGCACTCCACTGGACCAACATTGTGCGGCCCATTGAAAAAGATCTGGCCGATACCCGCATCAATACCACCATCTCCTACTATACCGACGCCGACGGCTTCAAAGAGCTGAATCAGCGTTCGAAAGACAAAGAGTCGGCAGCCGTCGCCCAGCCGTTGAAATGGGTGACCGTGAAAGAGAAGTTCTTCCTCTCGGCGATCATCGCGAAGACAGCTTTCGCAGGCGGTAATGTAGAGACCTCCATCGACAATGCCGACAGCTCCGTGGTGAAGCATGCCAACATCGACCTTCAAATTGCGAAGAGTCAGCTTGCCGCCGGCAAAGCCGATTTCAAATTCTACTTCGGCCCCAACGACTACAAGAAGATCGGCAAAGTAACGGAAGGTTTCCGCAAGAACGTGTACCTGGGCTGGCCTCCCGTGTACTGGATCAACAAGTTTGTCATTTTCCCGGTGTTCCATTTCCTCACGGGCATCATTTCCAACTATGGTCTGATCATCATCATTCTCGTGTTGTTGCTCAAGCTGGTATTGTTCCCGCTTTCATATAAGTCCTACCTCAGCATGGCCAAGATGAAAGTGCTGAAGCCGGAACTCGACGAGATCAAGGAGCGCGTCGGCGACGACATGACCAAGGTGCAACAGGAACAGATGAAGTTGTATTCCCAAGTGGGCGTCAATCCCATCAGCGGTTGTATCCCGGTGTTGCTGCAGATGCCATTGATCTTCGCCATGTTCTATTTGTTCCCCGCCAGCATCGAGTTGCGCCAACAGCCTTTGTTGTGGGCGGAAGATCTTTCGACCTACGATTCGTTGATCCGTCTTCCGTTCGTAGTGCCCTTCTTAGGCAATCACCTGAGTCTCTTCACCCTGTTGATGACGGCCTCGACGCTGATCTACACCTGGCAAAACAACCAGATTTCATCGGTTCAGGGACCGATGAAATCCATGTCCTACATCATGCCGCTGGTGTTCCTGTTCGTTTTGAACTCGTTCTCTGCGGGCCTCACTTTCTACTATTTCATTTCCAACCTGGTGACGTTCGCACAACAAGCCATCATCAAACGGTTTGTGGACGAGGACAAGATCCGGGCGATCATGGAAGAAAATAAAAAGAAAAATGCATCGGGTGGCGGCAAGAAATCCAAGTTCATGAGCAAACTGGAAGAAGCGATGAAGTCCAGCGAAGAAGCTCGCCGCAAAGCGGAAGAGGAACGGAGGAATAAGAAAAAATAA
- a CDS encoding ATP-binding protein: MGKCIFLVLAFVLALSDCRAQFASVEDSLETLLPRLRGRRLADAVNAIAEENIHSDLDKLDRYADWADSLSNDIHYPEGSLLAQVIKGFGLYWRGRLADANAVFQEAYPKALALQFTKGIHMSLNGLFITSLRMGKVKEPDNYIQWGLQHAGRISDPIEKIFYTIQWNDDRATYYSNLHEFSRARQLMNDNLAYARRYHAGAFSLGTCLLSLGRLNDLKRHTIPAIDHLERAMEQFKIARSRHFYMACQFYLASVYVLDGQMEKAIQIYEGLIADTEKRGYKIGMANAYIDLADLYVNQGKFAKAITLQMKAIQLFQELNRVTMLMSTWEALGKTYMKLGNYPQAIFYFRQAIDVSKNNNPTEAYAVLSELYILLSQTSLQLNDPTEAGRYARMALALPLENKTITLSAPSLNNMARVYLWSQMPDSAAVILDTLSRHLDKFESVQEQAIYYNSLGELQRQRQHHTQSLNAFEKALALSQATHYADNEMTALKGLYEEHKAMRHSDVALSYLKTYHAMKDSIYSMATSNEITDVIIQHQTAEKDKEHAILVNNELLQKADLRTRSITLIMVSVVLLFVFLLALVLVRANKINRKNNQVLHDKNQEIAVQNEEITSQNEEIELQHNRLKQSLHDLKYTQTMLIHSEKMASLGQLTAGVAHEINNPVNFISNGVEGLIQQTEILISVLQQYEAAAPQLPPEKRALIAALKKKLGFDDTLGDIQDLTKLIKTGVDRTTHIVKSLRTFSHEGQKAFSKMNLNEQLEATLIMTQSEVKGRIDVVRDYDPQLPLVECNIGEINQVFMNMIMNAIQAIREKGTITVTTKQLTTERNVRVEIADTGPGIPSELKHLIFDPFFTTKEVGKGTGLGLAISATIVEKHHGQITVESEKGQGARFIIVLPITQPATVTRLAPDVE, encoded by the coding sequence ATGGGCAAGTGCATTTTTTTGGTCCTGGCTTTTGTCCTCGCGCTGTCCGACTGCCGGGCACAATTTGCTTCTGTGGAAGACAGCCTGGAGACTTTGCTACCGCGTCTGCGCGGGAGGCGGTTGGCCGACGCGGTCAATGCCATCGCCGAGGAAAACATCCACTCCGATCTGGACAAGCTCGATCGCTATGCGGATTGGGCCGACAGTCTTTCAAATGACATCCACTATCCCGAAGGATCGTTGCTGGCACAGGTCATCAAAGGTTTTGGCCTTTACTGGCGTGGGCGCCTGGCCGACGCCAACGCCGTATTTCAGGAAGCGTATCCCAAGGCGCTGGCGCTGCAATTCACCAAAGGCATTCATATGAGTCTGAACGGTCTCTTCATCACTTCCCTTCGGATGGGTAAGGTGAAAGAACCGGATAATTATATTCAATGGGGATTGCAGCACGCAGGAAGAATTTCCGATCCGATCGAAAAGATTTTTTATACCATTCAGTGGAATGACGACCGGGCGACGTATTACTCGAACCTCCACGAATTTTCCAGGGCCCGGCAACTGATGAACGACAACCTCGCCTATGCCCGGCGTTATCATGCCGGCGCATTTTCGTTAGGCACTTGTTTGCTCAGCCTGGGTAGATTGAATGATCTGAAACGCCACACGATACCGGCCATCGATCACCTGGAGCGCGCCATGGAGCAATTCAAGATCGCTCGCAGCCGTCATTTTTATATGGCGTGTCAATTTTATCTGGCCAGCGTCTATGTCTTGGATGGTCAGATGGAAAAAGCCATCCAGATCTATGAAGGGCTGATCGCCGACACGGAAAAACGGGGCTATAAGATCGGGATGGCCAATGCCTACATCGACTTGGCGGACCTCTATGTGAACCAGGGAAAATTTGCCAAGGCCATCACGCTGCAGATGAAAGCCATCCAATTGTTCCAGGAGCTTAACCGCGTCACAATGCTGATGAGCACCTGGGAAGCGCTCGGCAAAACGTACATGAAACTGGGCAATTATCCGCAGGCCATTTTCTATTTCCGCCAGGCCATCGACGTATCGAAAAACAACAACCCGACGGAGGCTTATGCAGTGTTGTCGGAGCTTTATATTCTGCTAAGCCAAACATCACTGCAGTTGAACGACCCGACAGAAGCGGGGCGTTACGCGCGCATGGCCCTGGCCCTTCCCCTTGAAAATAAAACCATCACCCTCTCCGCACCTTCACTCAACAACATGGCGCGCGTCTACCTGTGGTCTCAAATGCCCGACAGCGCGGCCGTGATCCTGGACACCCTGTCGCGTCACCTCGACAAGTTCGAGTCTGTGCAAGAACAGGCGATCTATTACAACTCCCTGGGCGAACTGCAACGACAACGCCAGCATCATACACAAAGCCTGAACGCTTTTGAAAAAGCGCTGGCCCTGAGCCAGGCGACGCACTATGCCGACAACGAGATGACGGCCCTCAAAGGACTTTACGAAGAACACAAAGCCATGCGACACTCCGACGTGGCCTTGAGCTACCTGAAGACGTATCACGCGATGAAGGACTCCATATATTCCATGGCTACCTCCAACGAGATCACCGACGTCATCATCCAACATCAAACCGCGGAGAAGGACAAGGAACACGCCATCCTGGTGAACAACGAATTACTTCAAAAGGCAGACCTGCGCACACGAAGCATCACGCTGATCATGGTGAGCGTGGTGCTGTTGTTCGTTTTTTTGCTGGCGTTGGTGCTCGTCCGTGCCAACAAGATCAACCGGAAAAACAACCAGGTGCTCCACGACAAGAACCAGGAGATCGCCGTGCAGAACGAGGAGATCACATCGCAAAATGAAGAGATCGAATTGCAGCACAACCGCCTGAAGCAATCGTTGCATGATCTGAAATACACACAGACCATGTTGATCCACTCGGAAAAAATGGCGTCGCTGGGGCAACTCACCGCCGGCGTGGCACACGAGATCAACAACCCGGTAAATTTTATTTCAAATGGTGTGGAAGGACTGATCCAGCAAACCGAAATCCTTATCTCCGTCTTGCAGCAATACGAAGCCGCCGCCCCACAACTGCCGCCGGAAAAAAGAGCGCTGATCGCCGCCCTGAAAAAAAAACTGGGATTCGACGACACGCTGGGTGATATTCAGGACCTGACCAAACTGATCAAGACGGGTGTGGATCGCACCACGCACATCGTGAAAAGCCTGCGGACCTTTTCACACGAAGGACAAAAGGCCTTTAGCAAGATGAACCTGAACGAACAACTGGAGGCCACGCTCATCATGACCCAAAGTGAAGTTAAAGGCCGCATTGACGTGGTGCGTGACTATGATCCCCAATTGCCTTTGGTGGAGTGCAACATCGGCGAGATCAACCAGGTGTTCATGAATATGATCATGAACGCCATCCAGGCCATCCGTGAAAAGGGAACGATCACCGTCACCACAAAACAGCTCACTACTGAGCGAAACGTTCGGGTAGAGATCGCCGACACTGGTCCGGGCATTCCCAGCGAATTGAAACACCTGATCTTCGACCCGTTCTTCACCACCAAGGAAGTGGGCAAAGGCACGGGACTGGGACTGGCCATTTCCGCCACCATCGTCGAAAAGCACCATGGACAGATCACAGTCGAAAGTGAAAAAGGACAGGGTGCCCGCTTCATCATTGTGCTTCCCATAACACAGCCAGCAACCGTGACGCGGCTCGCGCCGGACGTGGAATGA